AAAACAATTGAGCAAACAAAAGAATTATTGCAAAAACTTACTGATATATATGAAAAACTGGCAGATGAATGGGAAAAAATGAATGGTAGCCAGAGACAGGAATTAGTACAGGAGTTAGGGCAGGTACAGGAACAACTGCAAAAATTGAGTTATCCCCGCAAGGGTTAAGATTGGCAGAGGGAGGCGATAGTGGGTGCGGGCGTTGAATTTCTATTCTTCCAATTACCATGGTCATCTGTTATGTCGCAAGAAGAATTGTACCATCAGACTGGGAGACAAGAGAGAGAAATATAGTGAAGGTGATATCGTTTGGATTACTGCCGGTAATCGCTTTGAACCCCGCAAAAAAGTTTTTACTGCTGTCCTGGACAGAGTAATTGTCAAAAAACTTTCAGAGTTAAATGAAGATGATTTAAAAGGAGAAAGTCCGGATATTCGTTCTCTGGATGATGTAATCAAGTATCTTTCTGAGATTTACAAACGTCCAGTAGAAAAGGATGAAACTGTTACAGTCATCTATTTTTCCGAAATTCTCGAGTAAGAGATAATTCCTCCGTGAAAAGGAGGAATTTTTTTCTTTGACATTTTA
This genomic stretch from Carboxydocella sporoproducens DSM 16521 harbors:
- a CDS encoding ASCH domain-containing protein, with amino-acid sequence MRALNFYSSNYHGHLLCRKKNCTIRLGDKREKYSEGDIVWITAGNRFEPRKKVFTAVLDRVIVKKLSELNEDDLKGESPDIRSLDDVIKYLSEIYKRPVEKDETVTVIYFSEILE